The Oxyura jamaicensis isolate SHBP4307 breed ruddy duck chromosome 9, BPBGC_Ojam_1.0, whole genome shotgun sequence genome includes the window ATTTGTCCATCCCTTTCTCAGACAGGTCTTTGGAGCAAATTGGTAATTGGTACTGGGTTTCATGAAAAGAAAGGGATGAGCAGATGAGATGCCTTCTGTACTAACTACGAGGGAGGGATAAGTTGAAGGGTAAACTCAGATTATTTAGATCCTAGATAATCCATGAGAGATCCATAACCCAAAGAGATCTTGTAAATGCTCCAAATACAGTTCAGTCATAATTCTTAAACTTACTATTCTAAACTGGCAATAATTGAACTAAAATAAGTCTCCAGAGTAGCATGCCTGTTCAATTGTAcctacaaagaaagaaagaaattgtagGTTACGCAGATGAGTGATTGCAGAACCTTCCAGCAGACATGAGTGCATGACTGTGTGTTAGTAACCAATATGCATGCTTTTGCTTCCTGTAGGTATTCAGCAAGTACTATAGATGCCTTGGAAATGATGGACGATGACAAGGTTGATCTTGACCTTATAGCAGCACTTATCAGACACATTGTTTTGGAAGAAGAGGTATGTTTCTGTGTTGTATCATCGTGTTTTCATACTATGACTGAATTGTGGTCAGTGGCTGGGGGAGAAAGCCAAAGCTGGTAGTTATTTTGGTCTATTACATACATATAAAGAAGGGTTATTTTGTTGTTAGTTCTGGTTTTTGTTCCCGTAAAAGTAATCTAACAGCTTTAAGTACCCTGTTTAACCCTGAGCTTAGAACGTGGTCAGACactgtgtgtttttaaacaaagggGTAAGTTCCATGTTGAAAAGGTAGCAAGTATCTAAGTTATTTTGAATAACTGCTTAGAGTTGATATTCACTCCCTCATCTACAGTGTGCCATAGGCTTTAAATGGTTTTCTGCCTGAGTAATCTGAATGTAATTTAGCTGTTGTGAAGATGAGAATTCTGCTAGGATACATGAAAACTCAGTCATGTTTACCAAATGTGCAGCTAGGAAACTCTTCCTACTTACAGCTCGTCACGCTTTGTAGTCATTACAGTTTCACTGGTAGTCATCCTTGAATGTGCTTCAGATATAATGGCAATGCAACTAGttactttttaatgtaaaaatgcatCGAGAACTTTACTAGCCTACATATTTAGGTTTCTGTGAGGCTCTGACCGGTATAGTAACTCTTACATAGTCTTTATTTCAAATtgtagctgcttttctgttgtttgtgttAGAGGAGGTAGGTCTTGAAATACAAAACCACCACATTCTGAAGCTAAAAATCCTGATTAGAGTCCCagtaaaagattttttgtttaatactGTTAGGTACACTGTTATCAGAGGGAGTCTGCTTGAAGCAGTAACCAACTTGAAAGAATAACTTCTGTTGCCATAGGTAATATACGTAGGTTACACCATAGCCTGAAGTTATATATTCATTTCTGTGTTCAAAAACAGCTGTGGAAGAGCTGACACCGTAACTGAGTCACAGAAGAGAATTCTGATTCTTGAGAATGTcaaatcaatattttaattgataGAGTATTCAAGCTGTAGATAATGAGGATGACTTGCTGtcttttctcttgttcttcctttgcTGAAAATTACACATAGTTTCTTTTAGGTTTAACAGCAGCTCAATTTCTTCAAGTGTTTACATGGCAGCATTTGAAATGCTGCAGGGCAAAATGTTGAAAACGAAGCTTTTGTTTATTAAGCTCAGATAAATGTGTAGcaagacaaacttttttttagtaAACAAAGTACTTCAAGTTGTAGTCGGTGAGGTTTCAGGTATCACTTACTTGAAATATATGCGTCGATATGCAAGTAGGTGATTTTTTGCATAGCATGTAACTTATTCTAAcctgtttcttttcccattcACTTCCTTCCATATATAGGATGGTGCAATTCTAGTGTTTCTTCCAGGATGGGACAACATTAGCACTTTGCATGATCTATTGATGTCACAAGTCATGTTTAAGtcaggtaaaaacaaaattttatgtGCAAATTTAGCAGCAGCATTAGTggcaaacttttatttttgcctaTGTTTGCTGGTATTGCACTGgacttttcttctctcccctttcAAAACGATTGTCGTGTGTTCGGCATTTTTTGTACATAGCTACCATAACTTCCATCCAAAACtaaattctttcttcattctatgttagtttcttatttttgcttGACGCTTCAGCAACTTCTCTCTAATACTCTGCTGATGgttctttttaattgttttttcctAGATGCATTTTAATAGGACAGTTAAATATCCCATGCCTATCCAGTACGCTTTGTCTTGTTTACGTACCTCACGTTCCTCTAGCTTGTCCTAACTATGCTTTTGACTATTCCAATGGTCTTACTATAATTCATGTCGTGTGTGTTCCATAGATAGAGAACTTACTGAAAGCTAGAGGAGAATGtcagtttaataaataaacttgAGCAGTTATTAAATAACGAATTGAAAGGTGAATACGTTATGTTCTGTACAGTAATTTGTATTTACCAAGTCATCACAGCGTAATACAACATGGCAAATTCTAAAGTAAAAAGGTATAAAGGAGTTTATtgtgtgttttatgttttactaGCTTTTGGGGGAGACTTCTATGGAGTAATGTTATGAATTTTTTTATCACAGAGAAGCTCGAGTAGTTCACGGATGTTTATACTTAGAAATAGAATGCGTTTGAAGATGTCTGGGCCCCTTATTTTAAACAAGCAGCAATGTATAGCTGTTGTGGTAATAGGCTTGATAAAAGACTGAGATGaattgtaagaaaaatatgtcaAGCTTAATATACAGTTGTCAGCCAACCCAGAAGTAGGCTTCTTTTCCCATTCCCCTCCTTTTCATTGTAGCTGACGGTTAGTTTATTCAGGTTATATTCCTCTGAGCTTCTAGCACATAAGATGTATTTCAGGATGTACCACCTGCACTTAACACCAACATATTGAACATTGctaacaaacagagaaaaaaaaaaagccattctcTACATGGTAAAAAAACAGTTCAGACTAAGAAATGGAAATAGTGGATTTACGTGCAgcatattttctctgttctgtatGCTTGATTTTCCTGTATAATTAAAGTATCTGTGCTTACTTTGTATCTTctactgatttttaattttcagatagGTTTATTATCATACCTTTACATTCATTGATGCCTACTGTTAACCAGACTCAGGTATGcttgtcttttattattacGCAATGAAGTAACATTTCACAAGTACCAAAAATTTTAATTGAGTATGTTTGGTTTTGGCAAACATATAAATGGGCCATGGATAATTACAGGTGTTTAAGAAGACCCCGCCAGGAGTAAGGAAAATCGTGATTGCTACCAACATTGCAGAGACTAGGTAAATAGCTAGCTATGCAGACCAAAAAATACCCTataattttgacaaaaaaatagaaacctgtttaactttttcaaaatgcttttgaaatatttgtatcaTTGATTTATAACACTTTAAATTCCGACACATCTATAGACAAAACTGGAATTCTCCTTTgagaatggtttaaaaaaaatcaaagcatggATGATTTATAATGACAACAGTTGCTGTACATGATAAATGTGAGCTGCCTGTCCTCTACAGACTTCTGTAACTGCATATGGTGACTCTATGGTGCCAGACCTAGGAGAATGAAACAAGCTTGCTCTTGAACTGCTTAGTTAATGAAATTCCAAgcacagaaattttatttttggcttgcAGTTTGGGAGGGGGAGAAGCTAAACCTTTTTAAGATCCTAGGTTAAACTTGCAAAGATGAagagttgcatttttttctcttttttcaaaCAGCATTACAATAGATGATGTGGTGTTCGTTATAGATGGTGGAAAGATAAAGGAAACTCACTTTGATACCCAGAACAACATTAGCACAATGGCAGCTGAGTGGGTTAGTAAAGCTAATGCCAAGCAAAGGAAAGGTCGAGCAGGAAGGTAAGAATAACGGCTAGTTAGAAAACCTTTGTGATGTTAAGTTTCAGTCGGTCTTAAGCTCATGTGTGCTTAAGGTTTGTTAATCCCATGTTCAGAAGCAGATACTAGTACAACTCTCTTGTTCTTAGGGAAAGAatggtttgttgttttcctaaGAAACTGGCATAACTTGTGCTGCATTTCAGTCATGAGTTTCCTTCCTTATTATAGAAGAATAAGTCctgcattttttcaaatttgatAGCGTTTGCATTCACACCTCACTTATGAGGCTATgatacattaaaatgaaaactgcctTCAAATTAATATTGCTTAGATACAtaccaaatatttaaaatttcactcCTCCTCAAAATATCTCGTggaatactttttcttttgttcagacATGCAGTTCTTTGATCTCCTCATTGTTCCCTTTGAGCAGCTGATGGgagatttctgcattttctgtgcctttgttTTCCTATTGATGGGTCTATATTTCTGAAATGGTTATTACAATTGAATACACTTCAATTCTAATTCCCGGAAGTGTTTTGGAACACTGTTTATAAATGAACACAGTCATAATGTCACAATGTTATGAAAAAACatgaatgtatttctttaaatatgttgCAGAGTTCAGCCAGGTCACTGTTACCATCTGTACAATGGGCTCCGTGCTAGCCTTCTAGATGATTACCAGCTACCTGAGATCTTGAGGACACCCTTGGAAGAACTTTGCTTGCAAATCAAGGTAAGCATGTGCATCTTCAACCATGTATACTAGTGACGTTTCTGTTGGAATAAGAGTTTGAGAGATTTAATTAATGCAACTCTGAGGTTAGAGTTGTCTTCAGGTCTAAGTTCTGTTACACTAAAAGCACAATGTATGCGATTAATAGCTGCAGGTAACTGTTTGCAAAATGGTATCAGacctgagaaaaataaatcatgttgtagaaataaaagctgaactCTAACACAAATTTGAATGCAAATTTTTCCTCCGAAAATATTAGATCAGAATTGCTTCTGTGAGAATGCGAGGGAGCTGAGAGATAAGGCTTCTTAAAAACTTCCTTTTggtaaaattcttttaaaactgacatgggtgacattttttttggcagtttttACGGAATTCCTATGCGTGCATAAGGAATACCATATGCAACATACTGAAGAATAGATGTTTAAAATTTCATCACTAATATGTctttattttgtcctttcttcttAATTGTTGAAATCCTAATTCAAGCTGTGAATTATTCACACGTTTTGTCACTAGTGTGATCACTGCGTCTTGATTTTAGGTGGGTAGCTgtctttattgtttttgtttttttctttcagattctAAAGCTTGGAGGAATTGCTTATTTTCTGAGCAAACTAATGGATCCGCCATCTCGTGATGCTGTAATGTTGGCTATAAATCATCTGATGGAGCTGGTAAAGTATTACTGTCatcattctgtatttattgTCATCATTCTATAAATGTTAGATAAAACTCAATGTATTTGTTGTTCTGTGACAAGGCTGTAAAGTAGCAAAgggaaaagtaaatgaaatgagAAGCGACACTGAAGGGAATATACAAGTCTAAAAATAAGCTTGACCAGAAGAAGACATTCAAGCGTTAATTAGTCTTCATAGTTTTGGTCCAGAAAGACACTGAGCCCAATAAACCATGAAACACAATTAAAGATGGTTGCTCTTTTCTTGAATCTGTTGAAcgtttctgtttctttgtaaCTGGCACAATCactttgctgtctgaccataCTAAAGCTAGCTGCATCCTCCACACTGCAgttatgattttgttttgttttctgacagaaTGCTTTGGACAGACAAGAGGAACTGACTCCACTAGGTGTACATTTAGCACGATTACCAGTTGAACCGCATATTGGAAAAATGATTCTCTTTGGAGCTTTATTCTGTTGCTTGGATCCAGTCCTTACGATTGCAGCAAGCCTCAGCTTCAAAGACCCTTTCGTCATTCCTTTGGTAAAGTTTCTAAGAAGAGCATTACAGATAAGATTTTAAGATCCTCATAAGAATATTAGGACACTACTGAGATGTTGTAGTTTAAGAGAACTTTAATCCTACGTTCATGTTAATCACGTATTTATAAGTACTCTTTGCCTCACAATACTTAATAGCATGTGTTTTGCTTACAGAATTTTGGAAGTAGCATCACTTCTTATGTGTGTTCCGTACAAAGTATTGCTGTATATATGTACCTTAGCTAGGGAAGGTGAGCTAGAAGGAAGAATGGTCTGTCAGTTGGGAATACTTTATAAGTTCTAATTGTTCTTAGGGCAAAGAGAAAGTAGCAGATGCCAGAAGAAAGGAACTGTCAAAGAATACAAAAAGTGATCATCTGACAGTGGTGAATGCTTTCACGGTAAGTATGTTTTaacattctttctttcagaaattttggtttgggttttttgctttaatctaaaaaaaaatctgatcagTGTATGCTCCaaagtgtttctttcttcatttctacagaaacataaaaccaaattaattttcacCCTTCTAGTGTTAAGGAGTGTTGTCTTCAGGCTCAGTAACCTCATTTCTTGTGGATATGCTGGTGGAAATGTAAATTCATGGTGACATCGTTAGTTTCTAAACGTGTTTTTGATGAGGGATGAACACAGTAGAACTTGGTGGCAGTTTCCCAGTTGCGCTTCAAAAATCCCTTAGTCATTAATTCTTGTCCTTCTGGCACCTGCAAGAGGCTGGAGCAGACTTGGAAAAGCATTGGAGGCTTAGCTGTGTAGCACTGggcaagaagaaaaggaaataaatggcCTGGAAACAGAGTTGCTGCACAAGACTGTTAATAGCAATAAATGAAGTTCTGACAAACTTGGCTAGATTTTGCTCCTCACCATGGAAAAACTAAGTTTTCAATtcaaaaatgttgtgtttttctgctcCATGCTGTATATGTATAGGTGTGTGgatgtatatacacatacatacgTAACATAATACAGAGAGCTGAAAGGGTTTGCTCTCTCtcttaaggagaaaaatgtaactGCTGTTTATTGACCTATGATTTTTTGGTCTGTCCTTATATCCTTAATTTCCTTAGTATGTGTTCACCTAAATGCCTTTGAACTACGGTATGAATTTCTAGGGCTGGGAAGAGACTCGGCGCCGTGGATTCAGAACTGAGAAAGACTATTGCTGGGAATATTTCCTGTCTTCAAATACGCTCCAGGTAACATCGTGATGGCCTGAAAGTGGAGGAACAGATCtgtgggggaaggggaggagccTTTTGGCACAGCCATTCTgggacattttttatttcctagatGCTGCATAACATGAAAGGACAATTTGCTGAGCATCTCCTTGCAGCTGGATTTGTGAATAGCAGAGACCCCAAGGATCCCAAATCTAATACCAACTCAGGTAAACAGTAGGAGgaaacagaaagcttttgaGTCAAATTCTCACTTTGTGGAACTGCGTTACTTACTTTGCTGTCTTTTACAGATAATGAGAAGTTGCTCAAAGCAGTCATCTGTGCTGGTTTATATCCAAAAGTTGCAAAGATTCGGCCAAGCTttagcaaaaagagaaaaatgtaaggaTTTGGTACAATGTTGGTTTGTGTTTCGGGTTTTTTCTACGTTAGGTAGCTTGGCAAGGCAGAGCAGTGGTTTAAAtgcattaattaattttttgtaCAGATCAGTCAAGGATGTAGGTTACTTCATTTGAGAATGTGGCAGATCAGAGCATGGGATTGCTGATCTTTACTTATGAGCGAATATATTGTTTGACCATTTGCATACCTGCTGGTATGTGAGGGAATTAGTGTGACATTATCAAGCAATCCGTAATTCTAAATTATACTGATAACACAGCTGCTAAATGAGCCTTACCATCATTTTTGGTCTTCAGCAGCAATTGAAACTTTCCTTCCATAGTGTTTGGCAAGACAGAGCCTAGCGATTCTGGTCTGATCTAACACTTCTTGTGTTACCAGACTGTTTATTCTTACCAGTGGTTATTCCTAGTAATAGTATATACAAGAAGGATATCTATGTTCTTGTGAACGTGACTTAAGACAAGAAGGGCTGTATGTGTGGATGAACTTCCTGGGTATATAATGTAGAAGCACCACGCTAGGAGTGATCACTGCGcctagaattaaaaaaagaacaaaccaacCAAGTGATTATTTCTGTGCTAGGTGTAAGAATAGGTAGTCAAAATTCTACTTTAGATTGCTAAATTCAGGTCCGTCTGCAGCTGGCACTACTAGTCAGTTGATTCTCCATTTTGAACCAAGTCCAGCGTGCTTCAGTCACCTCAAGGATGCATGTAGGAGTAAGCTTGCAAACGTGACGGGAGATCCTGTGTCACTGCATCTTAGCCGTGTGGTGGAGCCAGGTATAAATCAGCTGCCAGGAAGGTTCAGTGCCGCGTGTCGTTTCTGCTTGAGAGAACAACAGGGTTTATTAAGGAGTTGAATTTAAACTTAAGCACAGAGATAGGGGTATCTGGAAATTAATTCTGTAGATTCAGTTGCAatcttctgaagaaagaaattgaagttCCTTCAAATGCCCTTATTTTGGGGAGCTCAGAACACTGGTGGAGAATTGGAGGGTTTTTAACTTGGGATGTGGTTTTGCTACGTTTTCAGTATCTTATTTCCATGTTAAAACTACTCTTCTTTCAGGGTGAAAGTTTGCACCAAGACAGATGGAACAGTTAATATACATCCTAAATCTGTTAATGTGGAAGAGACGGAGTTCCATTATAACTGGCTTGTGTACCATTTGAAGATGAGAACTAGCAGTGTATGTCATGgtttatatttgttatttatttttgtagctctTTAATGTGTTCGATCCAGGGCTGTGAACAGTGTCTCTTACTGTGGCCCAGAAGGTATGCAGCAGCTTTGTTTGAAGCCTTCATGTTTTGGGTCACTTCTTTTACTTGCCATCAGATTCAGTTCTGGGGGATCTTGCTGGTATTGTTCCACAAATAACTAGTATACTAACTTCTGTTAGATTCttgcttctgcctttttttttttttttttttaaataaaaaaaagtttgcaagctttctttttcctgcttgatTACTAATGGAATTATTAGCTGGAGTTCACCACTTTCTGGCTTTCTGTGAAGGACTGTACTTGGAACCATTTTTGCCCCCatttaatctgattttatttagcTCTTCCAATTGAGTTGCttcaaatttgttttgcaaatctATGAATGATTGAAAAATGATGTTCTGGAATTCCATTTTGAGTTTCTTAAGGGTTAGTGATGTCATTTAATGTGCTTTCAGGGGTGACTGGACAATTTTGTCTTCTTGCAGATTTACTTATATGATTGTACAGAAGTCTCTCCGTACTGCCTCTTGTTCTTTGGAGGAGATATATCCATTCAGAAGGATAAAGATCAGGATACCATTGCTGTGGACGAATGGATTGTTTTCCAGTCTCCTGCCAGAATAGCGCAGTTAGTTAAGGTAActgtatttaataatatatgCAGAAATCTTAGTGTAACAGTAACTCTTCCTAGAGATTTTTCTATATTTGATGTTACTGCTGAACTGTTGTTGTATCACTGTAGGGagataacaaaatgtttttaatgtgttccCAGTAAGCATGTGAAGTATACACAGTAAGTGAAAGATATCTACTGAAGGCTTGTAGATGAATACAAATTAAAGCTGtagtaaaaataacattctgaCCAGCTTGTTGTATCACATGATAAACTGGGCAGAAGTAAACACTGATGAACTCCCTTAGGAGCAGGCACTTGgaagttttatttatgtatttgagTTTCCAGTGTAATAGCTGGACTGATGCGTGAGGCTTGTGCGCCTTCAGCAGTGTTGGAAGGAAGGTCCTGTTAAAGCCTTTGCTGAAAATGTCATGGGGATGTTGAGAAATAGAGGCTTCAGAGAAGAGTTGTAGGGTGGATTTAAAGGGCTTATAAACATCTTACAGTAAGAGATTTGAAGAGCATCATTTCTGTAGTTATCTGTAGCAAAAGCTGTAGGATGACCTGATCAGTCCATGAAATAACCACGTGGATATGGAACACGAGGATGGGGCTCTTCAGCTGGCAATAATACTTCCTCAGTGAAAAGAGGAGCTGAATAGAGCTTTGTTTATTATTCGATCCTAGAAATGGCATCTGACTTTCTTAACCCAAATATTTTTAGTCTCCTTAAAGAGTCAGCTAATGGCTGAACAGGCCATCATATCCAGAGATGAACAGGTCATAAAAGGCAAAGctcatttttgaaaagcagcttttgctcCTGAAGGTAGCGCTGTTGTAATAAATTGATAAAAGAACAGCAGGCATAAAGATTAGGAGAACACAGGACACCAGGGATTTGCACTTACTGTGGTAACATTGTGTAGTTTATACTTGCCTGTCTCTTTTCATTCCAACAAACTTTTTGCCTGCAGAATTTAAGACAAGAGCTCGATGATcttctacaggaaaaaatagaaaacccaCACCCTGTGGACTGGAATGATACTAAATCCAGGGATACAGCAGTATTGACCGCTATTATAGACTTAATCACAACACAGGAGAATGAAAGTGCCAGAAACTATGCTCCACGGTTCCAGAACGAGCGCTATAGTTGACACACTTCTATCTGTGTTGATAAAGCTGACATATTCACTTATTTTGgttcgttgttttttttttatagcatttATTTAGCCAGAGGGAAAAATTCTTAGGGCAAGCAGCTAATTCCCTCGTACTGAAGAGCAGTTACTTCAAAATAGTTGGTAATATCTGTATATGCATGGTATTCTGTGTTCACAGTagctttttaaataagaaaaaaatgcaatgttaGCAATGTTAATTGGTGTATGTATTGTCCTTCCTCCAAGTCCTCTAAAactctagcttttttttttttaaatatttgttaccagatttgggggggtggggaagggaaagaagctAAAGTACTGCTTAGTTGTGCTTAAACTGTTCTTCTTGCTATTGGTAAAAACatctcaaga containing:
- the DHX36 gene encoding ATP-dependent DNA/RNA helicase DHX36; the encoded protein is MSWEQRRGWARGGDGGPAASSSSSGSAGGHGGRGGGGGGRGRHPSHLKGREIGLWYARKQGQRSKETDRQQRAVVRMDERREEQIAQLLTAVQSRSDKEPDAMSWWSGDEDGNTPEQPVKVKPDAEKAPSRQRPVLEKTFLDRDVEYLFEKNQRDTDLDEQLIEDLRKKKSDPRYIEMQRFREKLPSYGMRQELVNLINNNRVTVISGETGCGKTTQVTQFILDDYIERGKGSTCRIVCTQPRRISAISVAERVAAERAEACGNGKSTGYQIRLQSRLPRKQGSILYCTTGIVLQWLQSDKHLSSISHVVLDEIHERNLQSDVLMSIIKDLLNVRLDLKVILMSATLNAEKFSEYFDNCPMVHIPGFTFPVVEYLLEDVIEKLRYMPENTDRRPRWKKGFMQGHISRPEKEEKEEIYRERWPEYLRQLRGRYSASTIDALEMMDDDKVDLDLIAALIRHIVLEEEDGAILVFLPGWDNISTLHDLLMSQVMFKSDRFIIIPLHSLMPTVNQTQVFKKTPPGVRKIVIATNIAETSITIDDVVFVIDGGKIKETHFDTQNNISTMAAEWVSKANAKQRKGRAGRVQPGHCYHLYNGLRASLLDDYQLPEILRTPLEELCLQIKILKLGGIAYFLSKLMDPPSRDAVMLAINHLMELNALDRQEELTPLGVHLARLPVEPHIGKMILFGALFCCLDPVLTIAASLSFKDPFVIPLGKEKVADARRKELSKNTKSDHLTVVNAFTGWEETRRRGFRTEKDYCWEYFLSSNTLQMLHNMKGQFAEHLLAAGFVNSRDPKDPKSNTNSDNEKLLKAVICAGLYPKVAKIRPSFSKKRKMVKVCTKTDGTVNIHPKSVNVEETEFHYNWLVYHLKMRTSSIYLYDCTEVSPYCLLFFGGDISIQKDKDQDTIAVDEWIVFQSPARIAQLVKNLRQELDDLLQEKIENPHPVDWNDTKSRDTAVLTAIIDLITTQENESARNYAPRFQNERYS